The nucleotide sequence TGAGCCGCACTTTGCTTCGTAACCAAGACAGCTAGGCCTATTCCCAGCAGGAACTTTAAGGACGCGGATAAGCGCATGATTAGGAATGAGTTGGGTTAAGTCAGCCCTCCAAACGTAGGGAAAAATAAGCTCGGTTCAAAAGAAAAGTTATCAAACGAAGGTAAACCTACTTCCGCTGAGGTGCCCTGATGGCCTTCGGAAAGGCATTGCCGTATTTCAGAAAGGGATTGCCGGGATTGGGAAAGTGGCGGTTTTTTGTGTGGGGAGGATTGGTGTTTTTTAGGGGATAAAGAATTGATTCTATTGAAACACTCCCATATATCCAATTAATAACTATAAGGCCTATACGCTCGAATACCTCTACACCTCCACCATATGAATTGTCCACGCATTTCCCAGGAATCTAGCATCCACATTGGAGGCTATACCAAAGTGTCTCCCGCTGAGATCGTCTTCTGCGAAGGCGACCGAAACTACACCCATGTTCATTTCGCACGGCGGCCTATGTTGACACTTTCTATCACCATGCGCATACTGCATGAGCGCCTCGGGGAAGCGAATTTCCTGCGAGTCAGCCGCTCAGCTTTGGTGAATAAGGGGGCTGTAATTCAATTCAACGAGGATAAT is from Salmonirosea aquatica and encodes:
- a CDS encoding LytR/AlgR family response regulator transcription factor; its protein translation is MNCPRISQESSIHIGGYTKVSPAEIVFCEGDRNYTHVHFARRPMLTLSITMRILHERLGEANFLRVSRSALVNKGAVIQFNEDNVILCNGFVLPIARRRRSYVRRLLREEGKTDF